Proteins from a single region of Gossypium arboreum isolate Shixiya-1 chromosome 1, ASM2569848v2, whole genome shotgun sequence:
- the LOC108481330 gene encoding putative disease resistance protein RGA4: MEELELERKEGGSLRKLAIGGLPNLELLPQWILLGSTKTLQQLYIQDLQDLSTLPTWFQHLTSLQCLYIRNCLKLSSLPEEMQHLTALKKLNIAMCPKLSKRCTGEDWHKIAHVPEIYYDVFKTTTNDE; encoded by the coding sequence ATGGAGGAGTTGGAACTTGAGAGGAAAGAAGGTGGTAGCCTTAGAAAATTGGCAATCGGAGGTCTGCCAAACCTGGAGTTACTACCCCAATGGATTCTTCTAGGATCCACCAAAACCTTGCAGCAATTGTATATCCAAGACTTACAGGATCTCTCGACGTTACCAACGTGGTTCCAACATCTCACATCGCTTCAATGCCTCTACATTAGAAATTGCTTAAAGTTGTCGTCTCTACCAGAAGAGATGCAACACCTCACTGCACTCAAAAAATTAAACATTGCAATGTGtccaaaattaagtaaaagatgTACCGGTGAAGACTGGCATAAGATTGCCCATGTCCCTGAGATTTATTATGATGTTTTTAAGACAACAACAAATGATGAATAG
- the LOC108481329 gene encoding putative disease resistance protein RGA4, producing the protein MAQFFAFGIAGKVLEKLGNVAYEGICSAWGVRNEFEKLKDTLAAIRAVVLDAEQEQALTQELSLWLQRFKDACYDVEDLIDEFEIQALRRQVLERGSTGRKVRHFFSGSNPLAFRFRMGCKIKKVNEMLNEIAANKAKFHVTQNHETNVIHRGRETYSFVKTSSVIGRDEAKQHLLNFLMNPTDGEDIPVLPIVGIGGIGKTTLAQLVLNEESVKSHFELRIWVCVTEDFDIKQLMIKIIKSATGMNCKEKNKEELHKVLHDRLDGKRFLMVLDDVWNGDKKKWSELKDLLCAGAQGSRIIVTTRIRKVATITGTIPPYDLEHLSYDNCLSLFLKLAFKEGEEKQHDNLVRIGEGIVQKCKGVALAVKTLGSLLCSTREQHDWERVRDSELWKLKQEEDDILPALKLSYYHLPWYLKQCFAFCSVFPKDFEFYPIYLIRLWMANGFLQSPYENEEPEDIGNRYIQELLSRCFFQQVEEKFFFSTLKMHDLVHDLALSVVQNEENSYNHYSTGNVRYLWFDKSKQAASQLPNNLGRLQSFFLLDEGGNADSESLIAEVISRSKHLRVLHLSGCSFEHLPTNIRYLKQLRDLNLAYNGNIKRLPNSICNLQSLQSLDLAGCRGIEELPKDIRYLISLRELTVTTKQTSLQENGISCLTSLRRLIFSECKNLEKLFEDIQKLTALRELFIEECNNLVSLPQGLKYLTALETLAILNCEKLDLTMEELELERKEGGSLRKLAIGGLPNLELLPQWILLGSTKTLQQLYIQDLQNLSTLPTWFQHLTSLQCLYIRNCLKLSSLPEEMQHLTALKKLSIAMCPKLSKRCTGEDWHKIAHVPEIYYDVFKTTTNDE; encoded by the coding sequence ATGGCTCAATTCTTTGCATTCGGGATTGCCGGAAAAGTATTGGAGAAACTAGGCAATGTTGCTTACGAAGGAATTTGCTCCGCATGGGGTGTTCGAAATGAGTTCGAAAAGCTTAAAGACACGCTAGCTGCTATCAGAGCTGTGGTCCTGGATGCTGAACAAGAACAGGCTCTTACCCAGGAGCTCAGTCTTTGGCTACAAAGGTTCAAAGATGCTTGCTATGACGTGGAAGATTTGATAGACGAGTTCGAGATCCAAGCATTGAGGAGGCAAGTCCTGGAACGGGGAAGCACTGGAAGGAAGGTACGCCATTTCTTTTCTGGCTCTAACCCTTTGGCATTTCGCTTTAGGATGGGCTGTAAGATCAAAAAGGTAAACGAGATGTTGAATGAGATTGCGGCTAACAAGGCCAAGTTTCATGTCACTCAAAATCATGAAACTAACGTCATACATCGTGGGAGGGAAACCTACTCCTTTGTTAAGACATCTAGTGTCATCGGTCGAGATGAAGCTAAACAACACCTACTAAACTTCTTAATGAATCCAACTGATGGGGAAGATATCCCTGTCCTTCCCATAGTTGGGATCGGAGGTATTGGGAAAACTACCCTTGCCCAATTGGTGCTTAACGAGGAGAGTGTGAAGTCGCATTTTGAATTGAGAATTTGGGTGTGTGTTACAGAGGATTTTGACATCAAACAACTGATgataaaaatcattaaatctGCCACTGGTATGAACTGCAAGGAGAAGAATAAGGAGGAATTACATAAAGTTTTACACGATCGTTTGGATGGTAAAAGATTTTTGATGGTACTAGATGATGTCTGGAACGGGGACAAGAAGAAGTGGAGTGAGCTGAAAGATTTGCTGTGTGCGGGAGCCCAAGGGAGTAGAATAATTGTCACAACTCGTATCCGCAAAGTGGCTACAATCACAGGTACAATCCCTCCATATGATTTAGAGCATCTTTCTTATGACAATTGTCTATCATTGTTTCTTAAACTTGCCTTTAAAGAAGGCGAAGAGAAACAACATGACAATCTTGTAAGAATCGGGGAAGGAATTGTTCAAAAATGCAAAGGGGTTGCTTTGGCCGTGAAGACTTTAGGCAGCCTACTCTGTTCAACTAGGGAACAACATGATTGGGAACGTGTCAGAGACAGTGAGCTATGGAAATTGAAACAGGAGGAAGATGACATACTGCCTGCTCTAAAACTAAGTTATTATCATTTGCCCTGGTATTTAAAGCAATGTTTTGCCTTTTGTTCAGTTTTTCCAAAAGATTTTGAATTCTATCCAATCTATTTGATCCGATTGTGGATGGCAAATGGCTTTTTGCAATCACCATACGAAAATGAAGAGCCAGAAGATATTGGGAATCGGTATATACAAGAGTTACTATCAAGATGTTTCTTCCAACAAGTTGaagaaaagttttttttttccacCTTGAAAATGCATGATTTAGTACATGATCTTGCATTATCAGTGGTGCAAAACGAGGAGAATTCATATAACCATTATTCGACTGGGAATGTTCGATATTTATGGTTTGATAAATCAAAGCAAGCTGCTTCCCAGTTGCCAAATAACTTGGGCCGTCTACAATCATTTTTCTTGTTAGATGAAGGCGGCAATGCTGATAGCGAATCTCTTATTGCAGAAGTCATCTCAAGGTCTAAACATTTGAGGGTGCTACATTTGTCTGGCTGCAGTTTTGAGCATTTGCCAACCAATATACGTTATTTAAAGCAGTTGAGAGATTTGAACCTAGCCTACAATGGAAATATAAAAAGACTTCCAAATTCCATTTGCAATTTGCAGAGTTTGCAATCACTTGATCTTGCTGGATGTAGGGGAATTGAAGAGTTACCAAAAGACATAAGGTACCTGATTAGCCTTAGAGAATTAACGGTAACAACAAAACAGACGAGTTTGCAAGAGAATGGAATATCGTGCCTAACTTCTCTTCGAAGGTTGATCTTTTCTGAatgtaaaaatttagaaaaattgttTGAAGACATTCAAAAGCTCACAGCCCTTCGAGAATTGTTCATCGAAGAATGCAACAACTTGGTTTCATTGCCACAAGGTTTAAAATACCTAACTGCATTAGAAACTTTGGCAATTTTAAATTGTGAGAAGCTTGATCTCACTATGGAGGAGTTGGAACTTGAGAGGAAAGAAGGTGGTAGCCTTAGAAAATTGGCAATCGGAGGTCTGCCAAACCTGGAGTTACTACCCCAATGGATTCTTCTAGGATCCACCAAAACCTTGCAGCAATTGTATATCCAAGACTTACAGAATCTCTCGACGTTACCAACGTGGTTCCAACATCTCACATCGCTTCAATGCCTCTACATTAGAAATTGCTTAAAGTTGTCGTCTTTACCAGAAGAGATGCAACACCTCACTGCACTCAAAAAATTAAGCATTGCAATGTGtccaaaattaagtaaaagatgTACCGGTGAAGACTGGCATAAGATTGCCCATGTCCCTGAGATTTATTATGATGTTTTTAAGACAACAACAAATGATGAATAG
- the LOC108483598 gene encoding bifunctional dTDP-4-dehydrorhamnose 3,5-epimerase/dTDP-4-dehydrorhamnose reductase, with amino-acid sequence MGFPANGSSDKPLKFLIYGRTGWIGGLLGKLCESQGIDYEYGSGRLENRISLESDIANVKPTHVFNAAGVTGRPNVDWCESHKVETIRTNVVGTLTLADVCRDKGLILINYATGCIFEYDETHQIGTGIGFKEEDTPNFIGSFYSKTKAMVEELLKNYENVCTLRVRMPISSDLANPRNFITKITRYDKVVNIPNSMTILDELLPISIEMGKRNLTGIWNFTNPGVVSHNEILEMYRDYIDPNFTWKNFNLEEQAKVIVAPRSNNELDATKLKTEFPELLSIKESLIKYVFEPNKKTGGA; translated from the exons ATGGGGTTTCCGGCAAATGGCTCATCGGACAAACCATTGAAGTTCCTGATCTACGGTCGAACCGGTTGGATCGGTGGTTTATTAGGCAAACTCTGCGAATCCCAGGGAATCGATTACGAGTATGGCTCCGGCCGTTTGGAGAACCGGATTTCACTTGAGTCCGACATAGCCAACGTGAAACCGACCCATGTATTCAATGCCGCCGGTGTCACCGGTCGTCCGAACGTCGATTGGTGCGAATCCCATAAGGTCGAGACCATCAGAACCAATGTGGTCGGGACCCTTACCCTCGCTGACGTTTGCAGAGACAAAGGCCTCATCTTGATTAATTATGCTACAGGTTGTATCTTTGAGTACGATGAGACTCATCAGATCGGAACGGGTATCGGGTTTAAGGAAGAGGATACTCCGAATTTCATCGGTTCCTTTTATTCTAAGACCAAAGCTATG GTGGAGGAATTGCTCAAGAATTATGAAAATGTATGTACCTTGCGAGTTAGAATGCCTATTTCATCGGATTTAGCCAATCCCCGAAACTTCATCACAAAAATAACTCGGTACGATAAAGTGGTTAACATTCCTAACTCGATGACCATCCTCGATGAGCTTCTTCCGATTTCCATCGAGATGGGAAAGAGGAACTTGACCGGCATTTGGAACTTTACAAACCCGGGAGTGGTCAGTCACAATGAGATATTAGAAATGTACCGTGACTACATTGACCCTAACTTCACCTGGAAGAACTTCAATCTCGAGGAGCAGGCCAAAGTTATCGTAGCCCCTAGAAGCAACAACGAACTCGATGCCACCAAATTGAAGACAGAATTCCCTGAGCTCCTTTCGATTAAAGAGTCTCTTATTAAGTATGTATTCGAACCGAATAAGAAGACTGGTGGAGCTTGA
- the LOC108483549 gene encoding hydroxymethylglutaryl-CoA synthase: MAKNVGILAMEIYFPPTCVQQEALEAHDGASKGKYTIGLGQDCMAFCTEVEDVISMSLTAVTSLLAKYKIDPKQIGRLEVGSETVIDKSKSIKTFLMQIFEKSGNTDIEGVDSTNACYGGTAALFNCVNWVESSSWDGRYGLVVCTDSAVYAEGPARPTGGAAAIAMLIGPDAPIAFESKLRGSHMSHAYDFYKPNLASEYPVVDGKLSQTCYLMALDTCYKYFCHKYEKLEGKQFSLSDAAYFVFHSPYNKLVQKSFSRLLFNDFLRNASSVDEITKEKLAPFSTLTGDESYQNRDLEKASQQASKSLYDAKVQPTTLIPKQVGNMYTASLYAAFASLIHNKHSELAGKRVILFSYGSGLTATMFSLRFHEGQHPFSLSNIASVMNVGGKLKSRHEFPPEKFVETMKLMEHRYGAKDFVTSKDCSLLSPGTYYLTEVDSMYRRFYAKKDGDFAACDNGSIANGH, translated from the exons ATGGCTAAGAATGTGGGAATTCTTGCTATGGAAATCTACTTCCCTCCTACCTGTGTTCAACAG GAAGCATTGGAGGCTCATGATGGTGCTAGTAAGGGGAAATACACCATTGGACTTGGACAAGATTGCATGGCCTTTTGTACAGAAGTGGAAGATGTTATCTCTATGAG TTTAACAGCTGTTACTTCACTCCTTGCAAAATATAAGATTGACCCCAAACAAATCGGCCGTCTTGAAGTTGGTAGTGAGACTGTGATCGACAAGAGCAAGTCCATTAAGACCTTCTTGATGCAAATCTTTGAG AAATCTGGAAACACTGACATCGAAGGGGTTGACTCAACTAATGCATGCTATGGAGGGACTGCAGCTCTATTTAACTGTGTCAATTGGGTTGAAAGTAGTTCATGGGATGGACGATATGGTCTTGTTGTTTGTACTGACAGTGCG GTCTATGCAGAAGGACCTGCCCGGCCGACTGGAGGAGCAGCGGCAATTGCCATGCTAATAGGGCCTGATGCTCCTATTGCTTTTGAAAGCAAATTACGGGGAAGTCATATGTCCCATGCCTATGACTTTTACAAGCCTAACCTTGCTAGTGAATATCCG GTTGTCGATGGGAAACTTTCTCAAACATGCTATCTCATGGCTCTCGATACTTGCTACAAATATTTCTGTCACAA GTACGAGAAACTAGAGGGCAAACAGTTTTCTCTTTCTGATGCTGCGTACTTCGTATTCCATTCTCCTTATAACAAG CTCGTGCAGAAAAGTTTTTCTCGTTTGTTGTTCAATGACTTCTTGAGGAACGCCag TTCTGTCGATGAAATTACCAAGGAAAAACTGGCTCCATTTTCAACTTTGACCGGTGACGAAAGCTACCAAAACCGGGATCTTGAGAAG GCATCCCAACAAGCTTCAAAGTCCCTTTACGATGCCAAGGTGCAACCAACTACCTTGATACCAAAGCAAGTTGGCAACATGTATACTGCATCTCTTTATGCTGCCTTTGCATCCCTTATTCACAACAAACACAGTGAATTG GCAGGAAAGCGGGTGATTTTATTCTCTTACGGAAGTGGTTTAACTGCCACAATGTTTTCATTGCGATTCCATGAAGGTCAACATCCCTTTAGCCTATCGAACATTGCATCGGTGATGAATGTAGGTGGGAAATTGAAGTCAAGGCACGAG TTTCCCCCTGAGAAGTTTGTTGAGACTATGAAGCTCATGGAGCATAGGTATGGAGCCAAGGATTTCGTGACAAGCAAAGACTGTAGCCTTTTGTCTCCCGGAACATACTACCTCACCGAAGTTGATTCCATGTACCGGAGATTCTACGCAAAGAAAGACGGGGACTTTGCTGCTTGCGACAATGGTTCCATTGCCAACGGTCATTAG